A single window of Nicotiana tomentosiformis chromosome 1, ASM39032v3, whole genome shotgun sequence DNA harbors:
- the LOC104085909 gene encoding oxygen-dependent coproporphyrinogen-III oxidase, chloroplastic: MLTPILSSPSSSSTPTSQFPHSFHSSFSFLTKPHLPFTVSYKTAKKPTPNYSFKIQAMIEKEVAESQKPDTFLRESDKGSNVTSSSSSVRGRFEKMIREAQDSVCLAIEKADGGAKFKEDVWSRPGGGGGISRVLQDGAIWEKAGVNVSVVYGVMPPEAYRAARPTDNGNVKPGPIPFFAAGVSSVLHPKNPFAPTLHFNYRYFETDAPKDAPGAPRQWWFGGGTDLTPAYIFEEDVKHFHSVQKAACDKFDASFYPRFKKWCDDYFYIKHRGERRGLGGIFFDDLNDYDQEMLLSFSTECANSVIPAYIPIIEKRKDTPFTEENKAWQQLRRGRYVEFNLVYDRGTTFGLKTGGRIESILVSLPLTARWEYDHQPEEGTEEWKLLDACINPKEWIC, translated from the exons ATGCTTACTCCAATTCTCTCTTCTCCTTCATCCTCTTCCACTCCCACTTCCCAATTTCCTCATTCTTTCCATTCTTCATTTTCATTTTTAACTAAACCCCACTTACCCTTTACTGTATCCTATAAAACAGCTAAAAAACCAACACCCAACTATTCATTTAAAATTCAAGCAATGATTGAGAAAGAAGTAGCTGAATCCCAAAAGCCAGATACATTTCTTCGAGAATCGGATAAAGGATCCAAtgttacttcaagttcgagttcAGTTAGAGGTCGATTTGAGAAGATGATAAGAGAAGCTCAAGACAGTGTGTGTTTGGCAATAGAAAAAGCGGACGGAGGAGCAAAGTTTAAGGAAGATGTTTGGTCAAGGCCTGGTGGTGGCGGTGGAATCAGTAGGGTTTTGCAAGATGGGGCTATTTGGGAAAAGGCTGGTGTTAATGTTTCTGTTGTTTATGGTGTTATGCCTCCTGAAGCTTATCGGGCTGCTAGACCCACTGATAATGGAAATGTCAAGCCCGGCCCTATTCCTTTTTTTGCTGCTGGAGTTAGCTCT GTGCTGCATCCAAAAAATCCATTTGCGCCAACTTTGCATTTTAATTATCGTTACTTTGAGACTGATGCTCCAAAAG ATGCACCAGGAGCACCAAGGCAATGGTGGTTTGGTGGTGGTACTGACCTTACACCTGCTTACATTTTCGAGGAGGATGTGAAGCACTTCCATTCG GTGCAAAAAGCTGCTTGTGATAAATTCGATGCTAGCTTCTACCCTCGGTTTAAGAAATGGTGTGATGACTATTTCTATATTAAG CATCGTGGTGAGAGGCGAGGTCTTGGAGGAATTTTCTTTGATGATCTGAACGACTATGATCAAGAAATGCTTCTTTCCTTTTCTACAG AGTGCGCAAATTCCGTCATTCCAGCATATATACCTATCATAGAGAAGAGGAAGGATACCCCTTTCACAGAAGAAAACAAAGCATGGCAACAACTACGGAGGGGCCGCTATGTGGAATTCAACTTG GTTTATGACCGTGGAACTACATTTGGTCTCAAGACAGGAGGTAGGATTGAGAGCATTCTTGTATCTCTTCCATTAACTGCACGATGGGAGTATGACCAT CAACCAGAAGAAGGCACTGAAGAATGGAAACTCTTGGATGCTTGTATCAACCCTAAGGAA